The following proteins come from a genomic window of Streptococcus oralis:
- the zwf gene encoding glucose-6-phosphate dehydrogenase has translation MSSKVIVTIFGASGDLAKRKLYPSLFRLYKSGNLSEHFAVIGTARRPWSKEYFESVVVESILDLADSTEQAQEFASHFYYQSHDVNDTDNYIALRELQAELDEKYQTDHNKLFFLSMAPQFFGTIAKHLKSENIVDGKGFERLIVEKPFGTDYETASKLNEDLLAAFDEEQIYRIDHYLGKEMIQSIFAVRFANMIFENVWNREHIDNVQITFAERLGVEERGGYYDESGALRDMVQNHTLQLLSLLAMDKPASFTKDEIRAEKIKVFKNLYHPTEEELKEQFIRGQYRSGKIDGMKYISYRSEPNVDPESTTETFASGAFFVDSDRFRGVPFFFRTGKRLTEKGTHVNIIFKQMESIFGEPLAPNILTIYIQPTEGFSLSLNGKQVGEEFNLAPSSLDYRTDATATGASPDPYEKLIYDVLNNNSTNFSHWDEVSASWKLIDRIEELWAENGAPLHDYKAGSMGPQASFDLLEKYGAKWTWQPDIAYREDGRLE, from the coding sequence ATGTCATCAAAGGTTATTGTTACAATTTTCGGTGCGAGTGGAGATTTAGCAAAACGCAAACTCTACCCTTCCCTTTTTAGACTCTATAAATCAGGCAATCTTTCTGAGCATTTCGCAGTTATCGGAACAGCTCGTAGACCTTGGAGTAAAGAATATTTCGAATCTGTTGTTGTTGAGTCCATCCTTGATTTGGCAGATAGTACCGAGCAAGCCCAAGAGTTTGCAAGTCATTTCTACTATCAAAGTCATGACGTTAATGATACTGATAATTACATCGCTTTACGTGAATTACAGGCTGAACTTGATGAGAAATACCAAACGGACCACAACAAACTCTTCTTCCTATCAATGGCTCCTCAATTCTTTGGGACCATTGCCAAACACCTCAAGTCTGAAAACATCGTTGACGGCAAAGGTTTTGAGCGCTTGATTGTTGAGAAACCTTTTGGTACGGACTACGAAACAGCTAGCAAACTCAATGAAGATCTCCTTGCGGCCTTTGATGAGGAGCAAATCTACCGTATTGACCATTACCTAGGTAAAGAGATGATTCAGAGTATCTTTGCTGTTCGTTTTGCCAACATGATCTTTGAGAATGTTTGGAACCGTGAGCACATTGATAATGTACAGATTACCTTTGCAGAGCGCTTGGGTGTAGAAGAACGTGGTGGCTACTATGATGAATCTGGTGCCCTTCGTGATATGGTGCAAAACCATACTCTACAACTCCTCTCTCTTCTAGCCATGGACAAACCAGCTAGCTTTACAAAAGATGAGATTCGTGCTGAAAAGATAAAGGTCTTTAAAAACCTCTATCATCCAACTGAGGAAGAATTGAAAGAACAGTTTATCCGTGGTCAGTATCGCTCTGGTAAAATAGATGGTATGAAATACATTTCCTATCGAAGCGAGCCAAATGTCGATCCTGAATCTACAACAGAAACCTTTGCATCTGGTGCCTTCTTTGTAGACAGTGATCGCTTTCGTGGTGTTCCCTTCTTCTTCCGTACAGGGAAACGTCTGACTGAAAAAGGGACTCATGTCAATATCATCTTTAAGCAAATGGAGTCTATCTTTGGAGAACCATTGGCACCAAATATTTTGACCATCTATATCCAACCAACAGAAGGCTTCTCTCTCAGCCTAAATGGGAAGCAAGTCGGTGAAGAATTCAATCTGGCACCAAGCTCTCTGGATTACCGTACTGACGCTACTGCTACTGGAGCCTCACCAGATCCGTACGAGAAATTAATCTACGATGTCTTGAACAACAACTCAACCAATTTTAGCCACTGGGATGAGGTAAGTGCTTCGTGGAAATTGATTGACCGTATCGAAGAGCTCTGGGCTGAAAACGGTGCTCCACTTCATGACTATAAAGCCGGAAGTATGGGGCCACAAGCTAGCTTTGACTTACTTGAAAAGTATGGAGCTAAATGGACCTGGCAACCAGATATCGCCTATCGTGAAGATGGCCGTTTAGAATAG
- a CDS encoding amino acid ABC transporter ATP-binding protein, with translation MAKLKIDVNDLHKYYGKNEVLKGITTKFYEGDVVCIIGPSGSGKSTFLRSLNLLEEVTSGHITVNGYDLTEKSTNVDHVRENVGMVFQHFNLFPHMSVLENITFAPIEHKRMTKEEAEKLGMELLEKVGLADKAKANPDSLSGGQKQRVAIARGLAMNPDIMLFDEPTSALDPEMVGDVLNVMKELAEQGMTMIIVTHEMGFARQVANRVIFTADGEFLEDGTPDQIFDNPQHPRLKEFLNKVLNV, from the coding sequence ATGGCAAAACTAAAAATTGATGTAAATGATTTGCATAAGTATTATGGAAAAAATGAAGTTTTAAAAGGCATTACTACTAAGTTTTATGAAGGGGATGTTGTTTGTATCATCGGTCCTTCTGGTTCTGGTAAATCCACTTTCCTCCGTAGCCTTAACCTTCTCGAGGAGGTAACGAGTGGTCACATCACAGTAAATGGTTATGATCTGACTGAAAAATCAACCAATGTCGACCATGTTCGTGAAAACGTGGGAATGGTCTTCCAACACTTCAACCTCTTTCCTCACATGTCCGTCCTAGAAAATATCACTTTTGCACCTATTGAACACAAACGGATGACCAAAGAAGAAGCTGAAAAATTGGGGATGGAATTGCTGGAAAAAGTCGGCCTTGCAGACAAGGCTAAGGCAAATCCAGATAGCCTTTCAGGTGGTCAGAAACAGCGTGTAGCCATCGCTCGTGGACTTGCCATGAATCCTGATATCATGCTCTTTGATGAGCCAACTTCTGCTCTTGACCCTGAGATGGTCGGAGATGTACTAAACGTTATGAAGGAATTGGCAGAGCAAGGCATGACCATGATCATCGTAACTCATGAGATGGGATTTGCTCGTCAGGTGGCCAACCGTGTTATCTTCACAGCGGATGGAGAATTTCTTGAAGATGGAACTCCAGACCAAATCTTTGATAACCCACAACACCCTCGACTGAAAGAGTTCTTGAACAAGGTCCTAAATGTATAA
- a CDS encoding ABC transporter substrate-binding protein/permease translates to MKKKILACLLILFPIFSLGMAKADTVKIVSDTAYAPFEFKDSDQTYKGIDVDIINKVAEIKGWNIQMSYPGFDAAVNAVQSGQADAIMAGMTKTKERENVFTMSDTYYDTKVVIATTKANKITKYEELSGKTVGVKNGTAAQRFLESIKDKYGFSIKTFDTGDLMNNSLSAGAVNAIMDDKPVIEYAINQGQDLSINMDGEAVGSFAFGVKKGSKYEHLVTEFNEALAQMKKDGSLEQIIQKWTASTTTATPTTTTAAGQKATPLKSKYIIASDSSFAPFVFQNSSNQYTGIDMDLIKAIAKDQGFEIEITNPGFDAAISAVQAGQADGIIAGMSVTDARKETFDFSESYYTANTILGVKESSTIVSYEDLKDKTVGVKNGTASQTFLTENQSKYGYKIKTFADGASMYDSLNTGSIDAVMDDEPVLKYSISQGQKLKTPIAGTPIGETAFAVKKGTNPELIQMFNNGLANLKANGEFQKILDKYLASESSTNSTSTVDETTIWGLLQNNYKQLLSGLGITLALALISFAIAIVIGIIFGMFSVSPYKSLRVISEIFVDVIRGIPLMILAAFIFWGIPNFIESITGHQSPINDFVAGTIALSLNAAAYIAEIVRGGIQAVPVGQMEASRSLGISYGKTMRKIILPQATKLMLPNFVNQFVIALKDTTIVSAIGLVELFQTGKIIIARNYQSFKMYAILAIFYLVIITLLTRLAKRLEKRIR, encoded by the coding sequence ATGAAGAAAAAAATACTAGCATGTTTGCTCATTTTATTTCCCATTTTCTCACTAGGTATGGCAAAAGCTGATACTGTTAAGATTGTGTCTGATACAGCTTACGCACCTTTTGAGTTTAAAGATTCAGATCAAACCTATAAGGGGATTGATGTTGATATTATCAATAAAGTCGCAGAAATCAAAGGATGGAACATCCAAATGTCTTATCCTGGCTTTGATGCAGCTGTAAATGCAGTGCAGTCAGGTCAAGCAGATGCTATTATGGCAGGTATGACAAAAACAAAAGAACGTGAAAATGTCTTTACCATGTCTGATACCTATTATGATACAAAAGTTGTCATTGCTACCACAAAGGCGAATAAAATCACCAAATATGAGGAACTTAGCGGGAAAACAGTTGGAGTTAAGAACGGAACTGCCGCTCAACGCTTCCTCGAAAGTATCAAAGATAAATACGGTTTCTCTATTAAAACCTTTGATACAGGTGATTTGATGAATAACAGTCTAAGTGCTGGTGCTGTAAATGCCATCATGGATGACAAACCTGTTATTGAGTATGCGATTAACCAAGGACAAGATCTCAGCATCAATATGGATGGTGAGGCTGTTGGAAGCTTTGCTTTTGGTGTCAAGAAAGGGAGCAAGTATGAACACTTGGTTACCGAGTTTAATGAAGCCCTAGCACAAATGAAGAAGGATGGTAGCTTGGAGCAAATCATCCAAAAATGGACAGCTTCTACAACAACGGCAACCCCAACGACAACTACTGCTGCTGGACAAAAAGCTACTCCATTGAAAAGCAAGTACATTATTGCCAGTGACTCATCTTTCGCCCCATTCGTCTTTCAAAATTCAAGCAATCAATACACCGGTATTGATATGGACCTCATCAAGGCCATTGCCAAAGACCAAGGTTTTGAAATTGAAATTACCAACCCAGGATTTGACGCAGCCATTAGTGCTGTACAAGCAGGACAAGCAGATGGTATCATTGCTGGTATGTCTGTAACAGATGCCCGTAAGGAAACCTTCGACTTCTCAGAATCCTACTACACAGCAAATACGATTCTCGGTGTGAAAGAATCAAGCACCATTGTTTCTTATGAAGACCTCAAGGATAAAACTGTCGGCGTTAAAAACGGAACTGCTTCTCAAACGTTCCTTACTGAAAATCAAAGCAAATACGGCTATAAGATTAAAACCTTTGCAGATGGGGCTTCTATGTATGACAGTCTGAACACTGGCTCCATCGATGCCGTGATGGATGATGAGCCAGTTCTCAAATATTCTATCAGCCAAGGTCAAAAATTGAAAACACCAATCGCTGGAACTCCAATCGGTGAAACAGCCTTTGCCGTTAAAAAAGGAACAAACCCAGAATTGATCCAGATGTTCAATAATGGACTTGCGAACCTCAAAGCTAACGGAGAATTCCAAAAGATTCTTGACAAGTATCTAGCTAGCGAATCTTCAACTAACTCTACAAGTACGGTTGACGAAACAACTATCTGGGGCTTGCTTCAAAACAACTATAAACAACTTCTTAGTGGACTTGGAATCACTCTTGCTCTAGCGCTTATTTCATTTGCAATTGCCATTGTCATCGGGATTATCTTCGGTATGTTTAGCGTTAGCCCATACAAATCTCTTCGTGTCATCTCTGAGATTTTCGTTGACGTTATCCGTGGTATTCCCTTGATGATTCTTGCAGCCTTCATCTTCTGGGGAATTCCAAACTTCATCGAGTCCATTACAGGCCATCAAAGTCCAATTAACGACTTTGTAGCTGGTACCATCGCCCTCTCACTCAATGCTGCAGCTTATATCGCTGAAATTGTTCGTGGTGGGATCCAAGCTGTTCCAGTTGGGCAAATGGAAGCCAGCCGCAGTCTTGGTATCTCTTATGGAAAAACCATGCGTAAGATTATCTTGCCACAAGCGACTAAATTGATGTTACCAAACTTTGTTAACCAATTTGTTATTGCATTGAAGGATACAACCATCGTGTCTGCTATCGGTTTGGTTGAACTCTTCCAAACTGGTAAGATCATCATCGCCCGTAACTACCAAAGTTTCAAGATGTATGCAATCCTTGCTATCTTCTATCTTGTAATTATCACGCTTTTGACTAGACTAGCGAAACGCTTAGAAAAGAGGATTCGTTAA
- a CDS encoding CPBP family intramembrane glutamic endopeptidase, with protein sequence MKNKRIFKDFQSSQMSLNIYTSPLLAFVFVFIGEFVAYTLYGISLLALIGLARNFGESGQNLATYLQTLQQSLTDKTSDFRLILALLSFGFILNTVFRWTKKVEKRSIRTLGFYRESFLSSLLKGFGLGLALFLLTLLGLMVLGQYRLESIRLNPYSLTFVVFTIPFWILQGTAEEVVSRAWLLPQLASRTNLKLAIVISSVLFTLLHAGNSGLTPLSLANLFLFGVTMALYLLKTDTVWGVAGIHGAWNFAQGNLFGILVSGQPSGTSLMTFLPQGNQDWLSGGSFGIEGSIMTSLVLLLLIVYLAYQLKKENERM encoded by the coding sequence ATGAAGAATAAAAGAATATTTAAAGACTTCCAATCTTCCCAAATGAGTTTAAATATTTACACAAGTCCTTTGTTAGCCTTTGTTTTTGTCTTTATAGGAGAGTTTGTTGCATATACTTTGTATGGTATTAGCTTGTTAGCTCTCATCGGACTTGCTAGAAACTTTGGAGAGTCTGGTCAAAATCTTGCAACTTACTTGCAAACCTTGCAGCAGAGCTTGACGGATAAAACAAGTGACTTTCGTTTAATTTTAGCATTGCTGTCCTTTGGTTTTATTCTCAACACTGTGTTCAGATGGACTAAAAAAGTTGAGAAAAGATCTATTAGAACCTTGGGATTTTATAGAGAAAGTTTCCTTAGCAGTCTTCTGAAAGGATTTGGCCTAGGTTTGGCACTTTTTCTTCTGACCTTGTTAGGTTTGATGGTCTTGGGGCAATATCGTTTGGAATCCATTCGCTTGAATCCTTATTCGCTTACTTTTGTCGTCTTTACTATCCCATTTTGGATTTTACAGGGGACAGCAGAAGAAGTGGTGTCCCGTGCTTGGCTCCTTCCTCAATTGGCCTCAAGAACAAATCTAAAACTTGCTATTGTTATATCTAGCGTACTTTTTACCCTGCTTCATGCGGGGAATTCTGGTCTAACACCTCTATCTCTAGCGAATCTCTTCTTATTCGGAGTTACCATGGCTCTTTACCTTCTCAAAACCGATACTGTTTGGGGTGTTGCAGGTATTCATGGGGCTTGGAATTTTGCTCAAGGAAATCTATTTGGGATTTTAGTTAGTGGTCAACCATCAGGAACGTCTCTGATGACCTTTTTACCACAAGGCAATCAAGATTGGCTATCAGGTGGTTCTTTTGGTATAGAAGGTTCTATCATGACAAGTCTGGTTTTGTTATTGCTGATTGTCTATCTCGCTTATCAATTAAAGAAAGAAAATGAAAGGATGTGA
- the uvrB gene encoding excinuclease ABC subunit UvrB, whose product MINRITDNQFKLVSKYQPSGDQPQAIEQLVDNIEGGEKAQILMGATGTGKTYTMSQVISKVNKPTLVIAHNKTLAGQLYGEFKEFFPENAVEYFVSYYDYYQPEAYVPSSDTYIEKDSSVNDEIDKLRHSATSALLERNDVIVVASVSCIYGLGSPKEYADSVVSLRPGLEISRDKLLNDLVDIQFERNDIDFQRGRFRVRGDVVEIFPASRDEHAFRVEFFGDEIDRIREVEALTGQVLGEVDHLAIFPATHFVTNDDHMEVAIAKIQAELEEQLAVFEKEGKLLEAQRLKQRTEYDIEMLREMGYTNGVENYSRHMDGRSEGEPPYTLLDFFPDDFLIMIDESHMTMGQIKGMYNGDRSRKEMLVNYGFRLPSALDNRPLRREEFESHVHQIIYVSATPGDYENEQTETVIEQIIRPTGLLDPEVEVRPTMGQIDDLLGEINARVEKNERTFITTLTKKMAEDLTDYFKEMGIKVKYMHSDIKTLERTEIIRDLRLGVFDVLVGINLLREGIDVPEVSLVAILDADKEGFLRNERGLIQTIGRAARNSEGHVIMYADTVTQSMQRAIDETARRRKIQMAYNEEHGIVPQTIKKEIRDLIAVTKAVAKEEDKEVDINSLNKQERKELVKKLEKQMQEAVEVLDFELAAQIRDMMLEVKALG is encoded by the coding sequence ATGATCAATCGGATTACAGATAATCAATTTAAACTAGTATCAAAATACCAACCATCAGGAGATCAACCCCAAGCGATCGAGCAGTTGGTTGATAACATTGAGGGTGGAGAAAAAGCTCAAATTCTGATGGGGGCGACGGGTACAGGGAAGACCTATACCATGAGTCAGGTCATTTCCAAAGTTAATAAGCCAACTCTGGTCATTGCCCATAACAAAACCCTAGCTGGTCAGCTCTATGGAGAGTTTAAGGAATTTTTCCCTGAAAATGCTGTTGAGTACTTTGTGTCCTACTATGATTATTACCAACCCGAGGCCTATGTGCCTTCTAGTGATACCTACATTGAGAAGGACAGTTCTGTTAATGACGAGATTGACAAGCTTCGCCACTCAGCGACTTCAGCCCTTCTGGAGCGCAATGACGTCATTGTCGTAGCTTCTGTCTCTTGTATCTATGGTTTGGGTTCGCCAAAGGAATATGCTGATAGCGTGGTAAGTTTGCGTCCAGGTCTTGAGATTTCGCGTGATAAACTCTTGAATGACTTGGTAGATATTCAGTTTGAGCGTAATGACATCGACTTTCAACGGGGAAGATTTCGTGTGCGTGGGGATGTGGTAGAGATTTTCCCAGCTTCCCGTGATGAACACGCTTTTCGAGTAGAGTTCTTCGGAGATGAAATTGACCGTATCCGAGAAGTTGAGGCTCTGACTGGTCAGGTATTGGGAGAAGTGGATCATCTGGCGATTTTCCCTGCGACTCACTTTGTGACCAATGATGATCACATGGAGGTTGCGATTGCCAAGATTCAGGCAGAGTTGGAGGAGCAGTTAGCTGTCTTTGAGAAGGAGGGTAAACTGCTAGAAGCCCAGCGTTTGAAACAGCGGACAGAGTATGATATTGAGATGTTACGTGAGATGGGTTATACAAATGGGGTTGAGAACTACTCTCGTCACATGGATGGTCGTAGCGAAGGAGAGCCCCCTTATACGCTTCTTGATTTCTTCCCAGATGATTTCTTGATCATGATTGACGAGAGTCACATGACCATGGGGCAGATTAAGGGCATGTACAATGGAGACCGTTCGCGTAAGGAAATGTTAGTAAACTATGGTTTCCGCCTGCCGTCTGCTTTGGACAATCGTCCTCTTCGTCGTGAAGAGTTTGAAAGTCATGTGCATCAGATTATTTATGTTTCAGCGACACCGGGTGACTATGAAAATGAACAGACCGAGACAGTGATTGAGCAAATCATTCGCCCAACAGGGCTTCTAGACCCAGAGGTGGAAGTCCGTCCGACAATGGGACAGATTGATGACCTCTTAGGTGAAATCAATGCCCGTGTTGAGAAGAACGAACGAACCTTTATCACCACTTTGACCAAGAAAATGGCAGAGGACTTAACTGACTACTTCAAAGAAATGGGTATCAAGGTTAAGTATATGCACTCAGATATCAAGACCTTGGAACGGACAGAGATTATCCGTGACCTGCGTTTGGGTGTCTTTGATGTCTTGGTCGGAATCAATCTCCTTCGTGAAGGGATTGACGTTCCTGAAGTAAGCTTGGTTGCCATTCTCGATGCTGACAAGGAAGGTTTCCTACGTAACGAACGTGGTCTTATCCAGACCATTGGACGTGCTGCTCGTAATAGTGAGGGCCATGTCATCATGTATGCGGACACAGTTACCCAGTCTATGCAACGAGCTATCGATGAAACGGCTCGCCGTCGTAAAATCCAGATGGCTTATAATGAAGAGCATGGTATCGTGCCACAGACAATCAAGAAAGAAATTCGTGACCTAATCGCCGTAACCAAGGCAGTTGCCAAGGAAGAGGACAAGGAAGTCGATATCAATAGCCTCAACAAACAAGAACGTAAGGAACTCGTCAAAAAACTCGAAAAACAAATGCAAGAAGCCGTCGAAGTGCTTGACTTTGAACTGGCGGCTCAGATTCGAGATATGATGTTGGAAGTCAAGGCGTTGGGATAG
- a CDS encoding DUF2971 domain-containing protein translates to MTILSDYKSGIDADSLIKSLKELDIEKRKSELKKLLNNFLKLSPKDSLLKLPVILEILFVFHQLLEITIHREVLKKSEKILKDNIQHFLENKLLRESFFWYSYSLIKYFDKIEGIKVYRDFFKQDSLYAKTISYISYISYISYMKKSKESKDSGIDQDIIGFILSLVFILFYRINIKKTDLESALKKTHDSLVSKYQNNYLNNKNIESKEIFENFEPKSLVSINEYNEYYENNPDEFYIEFYLSWLDSNSLDTNKYYENIIQSIMRYNKSDVINTQAFNLLEKWGKLGNIDIRNSNDLEGYSIQNLEKFANTLIDEIRVTLTVDIDNLKRQERYGHYTKIDTLTKFLIVAAKSDKEFEPPFLRLTHSKQLNDPMEGQALYEYLGLERSSIDYQNSNVFLSSLTTVSDSLPMWTQYADKCEGAFVEYDMEYIQNIVEHDFLEFVKIYYLENDKEDESLVGTRLHSLKIIITELMNKDERKVVSEISSNLAKISYLFKVADYEYESEYRILINFDDSLIKERISTRRPYEHKIGLKKFKESSYEDFRKYIHLTPMDDGRYGLFVYINLLPLRYSKVKLGSKVVDPDYIAPYLKLVDPDIEIESSKIPYR, encoded by the coding sequence ATGACAATATTATCAGATTATAAATCAGGTATTGATGCTGATTCGCTAATTAAAAGTTTGAAAGAATTGGATATAGAGAAAAGAAAATCTGAACTTAAGAAACTTTTAAATAACTTTTTAAAATTATCTCCCAAAGATAGTTTATTAAAATTACCAGTAATTTTAGAGATTTTATTTGTATTTCATCAACTACTCGAAATAACAATTCATAGGGAAGTGTTAAAAAAATCAGAAAAAATTCTCAAAGATAATATCCAGCATTTTCTAGAAAATAAGTTGTTAAGAGAAAGCTTTTTCTGGTATTCTTACTCTCTTATAAAATATTTTGATAAAATTGAAGGTATAAAAGTATATCGAGATTTTTTTAAACAGGATAGTTTGTACGCAAAAACTATTAGTTATATTAGTTATATTAGTTATATTAGTTATATGAAAAAATCAAAAGAATCAAAAGATAGTGGAATTGATCAGGATATCATAGGATTCATACTTTCTTTGGTTTTTATCCTTTTTTATAGAATAAATATTAAAAAGACTGACTTAGAATCTGCGCTAAAAAAGACTCATGATTCTCTTGTATCTAAATATCAAAACAACTACTTGAATAATAAAAATATTGAAAGTAAAGAAATTTTTGAAAATTTCGAACCGAAAAGTTTAGTATCAATCAATGAGTATAATGAGTATTATGAAAATAATCCAGATGAATTCTATATAGAATTTTATTTATCATGGTTAGATTCTAATAGTTTAGATACAAATAAGTATTATGAAAATATTATTCAATCTATAATGCGATATAATAAATCGGATGTCATCAATACGCAAGCTTTTAATTTATTAGAAAAATGGGGGAAATTAGGAAATATAGATATAAGAAATTCAAATGACTTGGAAGGGTATTCTATACAAAATCTAGAAAAGTTTGCGAATACTTTGATTGATGAAATTCGAGTAACTTTAACAGTTGATATTGATAATTTAAAAAGACAAGAAAGATATGGTCACTATACAAAAATTGATACTTTGACTAAATTTTTAATTGTGGCTGCAAAATCCGACAAAGAATTCGAGCCTCCCTTTTTACGTTTAACGCATTCAAAGCAGCTTAACGATCCGATGGAAGGTCAGGCTTTGTATGAATATTTAGGTTTGGAGAGAAGTTCAATAGATTATCAAAATTCTAATGTATTTTTATCTTCTTTGACTACTGTATCGGACAGTTTACCAATGTGGACACAATATGCAGATAAATGCGAGGGAGCATTTGTAGAGTATGACATGGAGTATATACAGAATATTGTTGAACATGATTTTTTAGAATTTGTAAAAATTTATTATCTAGAAAATGATAAAGAAGATGAGTCTCTCGTTGGTACAAGACTTCACAGTTTAAAAATAATTATTACAGAATTGATGAATAAGGATGAGAGAAAAGTAGTTTCGGAGATTTCTAGTAATTTAGCCAAAATATCTTATCTTTTTAAGGTAGCAGACTATGAATATGAAAGTGAGTATCGTATTTTAATCAATTTTGATGATTCCCTTATAAAGGAACGAATATCGACTAGACGGCCATATGAACATAAAATAGGTTTAAAAAAGTTTAAAGAATCTAGCTATGAAGATTTTAGAAAATACATTCACTTAACTCCAATGGATGATGGGCGCTATGGATTGTTCGTATATATTAATCTTTTGCCTTTAAGATATTCGAAAGTAAAATTGGGATCAAAAGTGGTTGATCCAGACTACATAGCTCCATACTTGAAACTTGTTGATCCTGATATAGAGATAGAAAGTTCGAAAATTCCTTATCGTTGA
- a CDS encoding 8-oxo-dGTP diphosphatase: MSRSQLTILTNICLIEDLETQRVVMQYRSPEENRWSGYAFPGGHVENGEAFAESVIREIYEETGLPIQNPQLVGIKNWPLDTGERYIVICYKATEFSGTLRSSDEGEVSWVQKDHIPNLDLAYDMLPLLEMMEAPDKSEFFYPRRTEDDWEKKIF; the protein is encoded by the coding sequence ATGTCCCGCTCCCAATTAACGATTTTAACAAACATTTGTCTGATTGAAGACCTCGAAACTCAGCGCGTGGTTATGCAGTATCGCTCTCCTGAAGAGAATCGCTGGTCTGGTTATGCCTTTCCTGGAGGTCATGTAGAAAATGGTGAGGCTTTCGCAGAATCTGTTATACGTGAAATCTATGAAGAAACAGGATTGCCTATCCAAAATCCTCAACTTGTCGGCATTAAAAATTGGCCCTTAGATACAGGTGAGCGCTATATTGTCATTTGTTATAAGGCGACTGAGTTCTCTGGTACCCTTCGCTCTTCAGATGAAGGAGAAGTTTCTTGGGTGCAAAAAGACCATATTCCAAACTTGGATCTGGCCTATGATATGCTACCCTTGCTCGAGATGATGGAAGCACCTGACAAGTCAGAGTTTTTCTACCCTCGCCGTACAGAAGACGATTGGGAAAAGAAAATTTTCTAA
- a CDS encoding transcription repressor NadR, whose product MTKDRKQALLKLLKEAPKALNGQTLAEHFHVTRQVIVQDIAILRADGAPILSTNRGYIYKENDASPYVHKLFKVKHELEEIGQELLAIVDNGGRVQNILIDHPVYGEIETLLKLTCRRDVQHFLEQVENSDFRPLSELTDGIHYHLVEAETQQDLHYIEEALDQLGYLVKD is encoded by the coding sequence ATGACAAAGGATCGCAAACAAGCTCTTCTCAAACTGTTAAAAGAGGCACCAAAAGCTCTCAATGGTCAAACCTTGGCTGAGCACTTTCATGTTACGCGCCAAGTCATTGTACAGGATATCGCTATTCTCCGAGCTGATGGGGCTCCTATCCTATCCACCAATCGTGGTTATATCTACAAAGAAAATGATGCCAGCCCCTACGTTCACAAACTCTTTAAAGTGAAACATGAACTGGAAGAAATCGGTCAGGAACTTCTAGCTATTGTAGATAATGGCGGACGCGTTCAAAATATCTTAATTGATCATCCCGTTTATGGTGAAATTGAAACTCTGCTCAAACTCACCTGTCGTCGAGATGTCCAGCACTTTCTGGAACAAGTTGAAAATTCTGACTTTAGACCACTTTCTGAATTGACAGACGGCATCCATTACCACCTTGTTGAAGCTGAGACACAACAAGACCTCCACTATATAGAGGAGGCCTTGGATCAGTTAGGTTATTTGGTAAAGGATTAG
- a CDS encoding ECF transporter S component, whose product MKKRSNIAPIAIFFATMLVIHFLSSLLFNLFPFPIKPTIVHIPVIIASIIYGPRVGVTLGFLMGLLSLTVNTITILPTSYLFSPFVPNGNIYSAMIAILPRILIGLTPYLVYKLMKNKTGLILAGALGSLTNTVFVLGGIFFLFGNVFDGNIQKLLATVISTNSIAELVISAVLTVAIVPRLETLKK is encoded by the coding sequence ATGAAAAAACGCTCTAATATTGCTCCGATTGCTATCTTTTTTGCGACCATGTTGGTCATTCACTTTCTGAGCTCACTCTTATTTAATCTATTCCCATTCCCAATTAAACCAACTATCGTGCATATTCCTGTTATTATTGCAAGTATTATTTACGGCCCACGAGTTGGTGTTACACTCGGTTTTCTTATGGGGCTATTGAGCTTAACGGTAAACACGATTACCATCCTTCCAACCAGCTACCTCTTCTCACCTTTTGTACCAAACGGAAACATCTATTCCGCAATGATTGCCATCCTACCTCGCATTTTGATTGGTCTGACTCCTTACTTGGTATATAAACTGATGAAAAATAAAACTGGGCTAATCCTAGCTGGTGCTCTCGGTTCCCTAACAAATACCGTCTTTGTCCTCGGTGGAATCTTCTTTCTTTTTGGAAATGTCTTTGATGGAAATATCCAAAAACTCCTGGCAACCGTTATTTCTACAAACTCAATTGCCGAGCTTGTCATTTCTGCCGTTCTAACAGTAGCAATTGTCCCACGTCTCGAAACCTTGAAGAAATAA